CCAGGTCTTTCCCTGAAGAGGAACAGGGCAAACCAGGCATCAGCTGAAGACCGACAGAAAGCCCGGCTCCGCGGAGAATACTGACCGCGCCCCGGACGTCGTCGGCACAATGACCTCTCTGGCAAGCCGTCAGCACCTGATCATCAAGCGACTGTACCCCGAGTTCAACGGTTCGCACCCCGCTATCCCAAAGGAAAGCAACCTGTTCAGCAGTTATGGCGTCCGGCCTGGTGGAAAGCCTTACTGAAGAAACAGCACCGGAGTTCAGCAAAGGCTGGAGAGGTGCAAGCAACCTTTGCTGATCAACAACAGGAAGCATGGTAAAGGTGCCCCCAAAGAAAGCCACTTCCACCGGCTTACCTGGCGAAGTGGCACAGTAACTGGCTATAGTTGCCAGGATTATTTCCGGCGACGGCAGTGGTTGGCACTGGCCAGTTATACTCCGCTGATCGCAGAAGATACAGTGGTGGGGACAACCATGATGGGATATGAAAAACGGGACAATCATCTGATCACTGCCGGCCAGAACTACAGCGCCCGGCAAGCCTTTCCAACCCCTTACGGGCGGCCTCCTGCTCCGCCTCCTTTTTGCTCCGGCCCGAACCTTCACCCATCAACTCATCGCCAAGAAAGGCTGCTACCGTAAAAACCGTGGCGTGGTCAGGCCCACTGGAACCAATAAGCTTATATGTGGGAGTTGCCCCCATTACTGACTGCGAAGACTCCTGAAATTGGCTCTTGCAGTCCCGGCCGGAACTCAGCGTTTTCAACCCAGCAGCCTGCAGAGAGAAATGTCTCTCGATTATTGGAGCTACCGCCCCGGCGCCGCCATCCAGATAAAGAGCCCCCAGCAGTGCTTCATAGGCATCGGCAAGTATTGACTTTTTTGTTCGTCCCCCAGTGAGCTCCTCTCCCCGCCCCAGACGAATCAGGCTACCGATATCAAGATCAACGGCACTGCGAGCAAGGGCAGCTTCATCGACAAGAGCCGCGCGGATTCTGGTTAATTCCCCCTCGCGCTTTTCAGGGAAATCTTTGAACAGGCGATGACTTACAAAAAGCGACAACACCGAATCGCCAAAGAACTCCAGTCGCTCGTTGTCAGACAACCCTTTTTCGGAGGACTCATTCAGATAAGACCTGTGGGTGAGCGCTTCTTCCAGAAGAGTGCGGTTGGAAAAGCTGTAGCCGATCCGTTGTTCAATGCTTTCATTATGCTTATCCGGGAGTTTGGTCATGGTTACCGACAAGAGTGCTGAAATATGGGTGATGGCGGATCAACTATAACAAATAACCAGATTTTATCAATATATATGACAGTTTGTGGCGAATTCGGACTTGATTAATACCTCCCCCTCTCCTATAATGTTCCATTCTTTCATTCAGGGGACGCAATGGGCTGTTTTATCACATTTGAAGGTATCGAAGGGTGCGGAAAAACCACCCAGATAAACCTATTGGCTGAACGGCTGCAAGCCCTCGGTCATGACGTAATTGTCACCAGAGAACCTGGCGGCTGCCCCATTGCCGATCAGATCCGCAGCGTTCTGCTTAATGGTGCTAACAGTGCCATGGCCCCTTTGGCAGAACTGCTGCTGTATGCTGCTGCTCGGGCACAGCATGTGGCTGAAATAGTATCTCCGGCACTCGCAACAGGTAAGATAGTACTCTGTGACCGTTTCACCGATGCCACCCTGGCCTACCAGGGATTTGCCCGCGATCTTGACAAGAAGCTCATTCAAAGTCTCAACCAGCTTGCCAGCGGCAATATCAGGCCAGACATGACAATTCTTTTCGACTGTCCGGTCGAGGTAGGTCTGTCAAGAGCGGTTTCCCCTCTGGATAGCCACGGGATCCGCGAAGACCGATTCGAAAAGGAATCTCTTGCCTTTCACCAGCGCGTCAGGAATGGTTATATAAACATTGCCGAACAGGAACCCGACCGGATCACCAAAGTATCTGCAGACCGCGAGGTGGCAGCTGTTGCCAAAGATGTTCTCAATGCGGTCCTGTCTCGCATTGCAAAGGGATAGACCGTGGCTTTTGACGAAATAGTCGGGCATGAACAGATTACTGGCATTCTTGAGCGAGCCCTGAGCGCCGGGAGAATCGCCCATGCCTACATGTTCACCGGGCCGGAAGGGTGCGGCAAGCGAAAGACAGCAGTCGCCTTGATCGAGGCACTCTACTGCAAAGATTCATGCGGATGCGGTAAATGCCCGGCGTGCAGCAGGGTATTATCACTCCAGCATCCGGATCTCCACATAATGGAGCCTGACGGTGCATTTATAAAAATTGACCAGGTACGGCAGTTACAGCGGGAACTCTCGCTCCGACCGTATGAGGCTCCATTCAAAAGCTGTATCATAGAGGCAGCTGATCGGTTTCATCAGGCAGCCGGGAATGCGCTCCTCAAGACCCTCGAGGAACCTCCCGGCAACGCCTTGATTATCTTGCTTACCTCTAACCCTGAAGCGGTACTGCAGACCATCCGTTCACGATGTCAGATGCTCAACTTCAGGAACCTGTCCGAAGAAGCCGTAACACAGATTCTTACTGGCAAAGGGGTAGACCCCGAGGCGGCCCATCTGGCCGCTTGCCTGTCAGGTGGAAGTCCGGGGCGAGCAATGGCCCTCTGTTCTGAAGGAATTCTTGACGGAAGACGTGAACTCCTGGAACAGATCCTCTCTCTCCCCAAAGATGACGTATCCAAGCTGTTTTCCAGCTCAGAACGGCTTGCGGC
This window of the Geoanaerobacter pelophilus genome carries:
- the holB gene encoding DNA polymerase III subunit delta' gives rise to the protein MAFDEIVGHEQITGILERALSAGRIAHAYMFTGPEGCGKRKTAVALIEALYCKDSCGCGKCPACSRVLSLQHPDLHIMEPDGAFIKIDQVRQLQRELSLRPYEAPFKSCIIEAADRFHQAAGNALLKTLEEPPGNALIILLTSNPEAVLQTIRSRCQMLNFRNLSEEAVTQILTGKGVDPEAAHLAACLSGGSPGRAMALCSEGILDGRRELLEQILSLPKDDVSKLFSSSERLAAEKENLPELLDLLVTFFRDLLLLQAGSTELVNRDLEALVRQEATLRSAENVMKMIEYVIEARKALQRNVNARLAMDLLLMRFAA
- the tmk gene encoding dTMP kinase → MGCFITFEGIEGCGKTTQINLLAERLQALGHDVIVTREPGGCPIADQIRSVLLNGANSAMAPLAELLLYAAARAQHVAEIVSPALATGKIVLCDRFTDATLAYQGFARDLDKKLIQSLNQLASGNIRPDMTILFDCPVEVGLSRAVSPLDSHGIREDRFEKESLAFHQRVRNGYINIAEQEPDRITKVSADREVAAVAKDVLNAVLSRIAKG
- the rnc gene encoding ribonuclease III; its protein translation is MTKLPDKHNESIEQRIGYSFSNRTLLEEALTHRSYLNESSEKGLSDNERLEFFGDSVLSLFVSHRLFKDFPEKREGELTRIRAALVDEAALARSAVDLDIGSLIRLGRGEELTGGRTKKSILADAYEALLGALYLDGGAGAVAPIIERHFSLQAAGLKTLSSGRDCKSQFQESSQSVMGATPTYKLIGSSGPDHATVFTVAAFLGDELMGEGSGRSKKEAEQEAARKGLERLAGRCSSGRQ